One window from the genome of Roseisolibacter agri encodes:
- the fadI gene encoding acetyl-CoA C-acyltransferase FadI: MTDPNLLEPVAYGAPGRRVAIVAGLRTPFARAGSTLAGHSATELGRRCVAELLARTELDGREVQAIVYGTVIQAVQEPNIAREISLLPQLPKGIQSFTVSRACASANQAITDAADQIILGHLDCAIAGGSESLSQVPVLHSRRMSDILVAASKAKSIGGRVRTLATIRPKDLVPVTPAIAEPSTGETMGQSAEKMAKLNGIRREDQDAWALRSHRLAAQGTRDGRLLEEIMPLYLPGGAVMDRDNGVREDTSLEKLATLPPVFDRRYGSVTAGNASPLTDGASAVLLMREDRAEALGYEPLAYIRSYAYAALDPGEQLLQGPVLAMPVALARAGLTARDIDLIEIHEAFAAQVLSNLQALQSRAWAERAGFREPVGELDRDRINVMGGSIAVGHPFGATGARVLTTLCRELARRGGQFGMLSVCAAGGMGHVMIVERA, from the coding sequence ATGACCGATCCGAACCTCCTCGAGCCCGTCGCGTACGGCGCCCCCGGCCGCCGCGTCGCCATCGTCGCGGGGCTGCGCACGCCGTTCGCGCGGGCGGGCAGCACGCTCGCCGGCCACAGCGCGACCGAGCTGGGGCGCCGCTGCGTGGCGGAGCTGCTCGCGCGCACGGAGCTCGACGGGCGCGAGGTGCAGGCGATCGTCTACGGCACGGTCATCCAGGCGGTGCAGGAGCCGAACATCGCGCGCGAGATCTCGCTGCTGCCGCAGCTGCCGAAGGGGATCCAGAGCTTCACCGTCAGCCGCGCGTGCGCCTCCGCCAACCAGGCGATCACCGACGCGGCCGACCAGATCATCCTCGGCCACCTCGACTGCGCGATCGCGGGCGGATCCGAGTCGCTGTCGCAGGTGCCGGTGCTGCACTCGCGCCGCATGAGCGACATCCTCGTCGCGGCGAGCAAGGCGAAGTCGATCGGCGGGCGCGTGCGCACGCTGGCGACGATCCGCCCGAAGGACCTCGTGCCCGTCACGCCCGCGATCGCCGAGCCGTCCACCGGCGAGACGATGGGGCAGAGCGCGGAGAAGATGGCGAAGCTGAACGGCATCCGTCGCGAGGACCAGGACGCGTGGGCGCTGCGCTCGCATCGGCTGGCGGCGCAGGGCACGCGCGACGGGCGGCTGCTGGAGGAGATCATGCCGCTCTACCTGCCGGGCGGCGCGGTGATGGACCGCGACAACGGCGTGCGCGAGGACACGTCGCTCGAGAAGCTCGCGACGCTGCCGCCGGTGTTCGACCGCAGGTACGGCTCGGTGACCGCCGGCAACGCGTCGCCGCTGACCGACGGCGCGAGCGCGGTGCTGCTGATGCGCGAGGACAGGGCGGAGGCGCTCGGCTACGAGCCGCTCGCCTACATCCGCAGCTACGCGTACGCCGCGCTCGACCCGGGCGAGCAGCTGCTGCAGGGGCCCGTGCTGGCGATGCCGGTCGCGCTCGCGCGCGCGGGGCTCACCGCGCGCGACATCGACCTGATCGAGATCCACGAGGCGTTCGCGGCGCAGGTGCTGAGCAACCTGCAGGCGCTGCAGTCGCGGGCGTGGGCGGAGCGCGCGGGCTTCCGCGAGCCGGTGGGAGAGCTGGACCGCGACCGCATCAACGTGATGGGCGGCTCGATCGCGGTGGGGCATCCGTTCGGCGCGACGGGCGCGCGCGTGCTGACGACGCTGTGCCGCGAGCTCGCGCGGCGCGGCGGGCAGTTCGGCATGCTCTCCGTGTGCGCCGCCGGCGGGATGGGGCACGTCATGATCGTGGAGCGCGCATGA
- a CDS encoding EamA family transporter — protein sequence MPTSERPTRAQLLLAFAIVYVVWGSTYLAMRVAVRHMPPFLMGGVRFVVAGLLLAAWVAWRERPAWPTRRTWSWAALTGALLFVGGNGGVAWAGRTVPSGVVALLAASLAIWMVLLDWLRPGGRRPTALVLAGAALGLAGVGLLVGPSRLSGGAGGVDPFGSALALGGSLTWAVGSLLMRHRHAPASPFLGSALQMLCGGAMLLALAALHGDLAPGAMAWLSAGDAGTTSALGALGYLIVFGSLIGFTAYIWLMRHAAPSKVATYAYVNPVVAVLLGWALGGEAIGARTIAASAVIVAAVALITVGRTRATA from the coding sequence GTGCCGACCTCCGAGCGCCCCACGCGCGCCCAGCTGCTGCTGGCCTTCGCGATCGTCTACGTCGTCTGGGGCTCGACGTATCTCGCCATGCGCGTGGCCGTGCGGCACATGCCGCCGTTCCTGATGGGCGGCGTGCGCTTCGTCGTCGCGGGGCTGCTGCTCGCGGCGTGGGTGGCGTGGCGCGAGCGGCCGGCGTGGCCCACGCGGCGCACCTGGTCGTGGGCCGCGCTCACGGGCGCGCTGCTCTTCGTCGGCGGGAACGGCGGCGTGGCGTGGGCCGGGCGCACGGTGCCGTCGGGCGTGGTGGCGCTGCTCGCCGCGTCGCTCGCGATCTGGATGGTGCTGCTCGACTGGCTGCGCCCCGGCGGGCGGCGTCCCACCGCGCTCGTGCTGGCGGGCGCCGCGCTCGGCCTCGCGGGCGTGGGGCTGCTGGTGGGCCCCTCGCGGCTGTCGGGCGGCGCCGGCGGCGTCGATCCGTTCGGGAGCGCGCTGGCGCTCGGCGGCTCGCTGACGTGGGCCGTCGGCTCGCTGCTCATGCGCCACCGGCACGCGCCCGCGTCGCCCTTCCTGGGCAGCGCGCTGCAGATGCTGTGCGGCGGCGCGATGCTGCTCGCGCTGGCGGCGCTGCACGGCGACCTCGCGCCGGGCGCGATGGCGTGGCTCAGCGCGGGCGACGCGGGCACCACGAGCGCGCTCGGCGCGCTCGGCTACCTGATCGTGTTCGGCTCGCTGATCGGCTTCACCGCGTACATCTGGCTGATGCGCCACGCCGCGCCGTCGAAGGTCGCGACGTACGCCTACGTGAACCCCGTCGTCGCGGTGCTGCTCGGCTGGGCGCTGGGCGGGGAGGCGATCGGCGCGCGCACGATCGCGGCGTCGGCGGTGATCGTGGCGGCGGTCGCGCTGATCACGGTGGGGCGCACGCGCGCGACGGCCTAG
- a CDS encoding DNA/RNA non-specific endonuclease has protein sequence MPTRLVRRGSAALRPAAALAVFGTLLAGCAPAERAVAPELQPGAASRNLATAAADEPLLFITEVMADPNTATDANGEWFEIFNAGTTSVRLNGWRIRSGPTGSETHVITSPTPIDVPSGGYAVLARSTDPTFTGGITNVTYVLPGGIQLNNSNTDWLQLQRPEPASSTTNYVNVDSVSWADRTSGTPATGSPPGGASRELPANHLTSVAAGRRYMLGAGSLWVTSTAAVIGTNGRGTPGTGNYATVVPCTPGAIATVQIAPSSATVAPGTTRTFVATARDAAGCAVPTAFTWASTNATVATIDADGVAQGLTEGTTQITATAGSVTSAAASLTVAVPGVTDLWFFSRSRTSDPAVPVGFSDRLRAEARDANGQVIATTITYSSDTPAIATIDPTSGVFIAVGVGNAVFRATTASGFTETWTLPMAARVTVPGTSYQNHEEFGRPVDGNAADDLIIARREYVLSYNSSKRIPNWVSWNLEASHFGPPGERCECFTADTAVIRVGGDTASVLDYAGSGYDRGHVVRSADRTAANYDNAVTFYLSNIIPQSGKNNQGPWGEFEDHLDGLARNQNKEIFIVAGGSQATIGTLKSQGRVAIPASTWKIAVVMPRNGTLQQVDEVNDVQVLAINIPNDPADPNVSLNDDWTKFTTTVDAVEAIAGYDLLAALPNHLEAILESGDRAPTAAFSGPAAGVEGTAVTFTSTSTDPDVTAGVLDDALGFLWTINGQPAGVQSTATHTFADNGTFTVRLIVSDRFGRADTTTKTITVANVAPVVTAFAGATILRGETYTATGSFADPGADTWTATVNYGAGAGATPLTLSGKTFALSSVYATAGTFTVTVAVTDDDAGTSTRTATVTVETAGEGTSNLAAMVQALGTDGTLERAEANSLAAKLRAAAQQIDRDAERPSGVGILQAFVNEVEAMRLSGRLADAKAAALIDYARRVIASAGA, from the coding sequence ATGCCCACTCGCCTCGTCCGACGCGGGTCGGCGGCCCTTCGCCCGGCCGCCGCCCTCGCCGTGTTCGGCACCCTGCTCGCCGGCTGCGCGCCGGCCGAGCGCGCCGTCGCTCCGGAGCTTCAGCCTGGCGCGGCGTCGCGTAATCTCGCGACGGCCGCGGCCGACGAGCCGCTGCTCTTCATCACCGAAGTGATGGCGGATCCGAACACGGCTACCGACGCCAACGGTGAGTGGTTCGAGATCTTCAATGCGGGCACTACCAGCGTTCGGCTGAACGGCTGGCGGATCCGCAGCGGTCCCACGGGTAGCGAGACCCACGTCATCACCTCGCCGACCCCCATCGACGTGCCGTCCGGCGGCTACGCGGTCCTCGCGCGCAGCACCGATCCGACGTTTACGGGCGGCATCACGAACGTCACCTACGTGTTGCCGGGCGGGATCCAGCTCAACAACAGCAACACTGATTGGTTGCAGCTGCAGCGCCCGGAACCAGCCTCGTCGACCACTAACTACGTCAACGTCGATTCCGTGTCGTGGGCTGATCGGACGTCGGGCACGCCCGCGACCGGGTCGCCGCCGGGTGGTGCCTCGCGGGAGCTCCCCGCCAACCATTTGACGAGCGTCGCTGCGGGCCGCCGGTACATGCTGGGCGCCGGCTCGCTCTGGGTGACGTCGACGGCAGCGGTGATCGGCACCAACGGTCGTGGCACGCCTGGCACGGGCAACTACGCGACCGTGGTGCCGTGCACCCCGGGCGCGATCGCCACGGTGCAGATCGCGCCGTCGAGCGCGACGGTGGCGCCGGGCACGACGCGCACGTTCGTGGCCACGGCCCGCGACGCTGCAGGGTGCGCGGTGCCCACGGCGTTCACCTGGGCGAGCACGAACGCCACGGTCGCGACCATCGACGCGGATGGCGTCGCGCAGGGGCTGACCGAGGGCACCACGCAGATCACGGCGACGGCGGGCAGCGTCACGAGCGCCGCGGCCTCGCTGACGGTCGCGGTGCCAGGCGTGACGGACCTCTGGTTCTTCTCGCGCAGCCGGACGAGCGATCCGGCCGTGCCGGTCGGCTTCTCGGACCGTCTGCGCGCCGAGGCGCGCGACGCGAACGGGCAGGTGATCGCCACCACCATCACCTACTCCAGCGACACGCCCGCGATCGCGACGATCGACCCGACGAGCGGCGTGTTCATCGCCGTGGGTGTGGGCAACGCAGTCTTCCGCGCTACCACCGCCAGCGGATTCACCGAGACCTGGACGCTGCCGATGGCCGCGCGTGTGACGGTCCCGGGGACGAGCTATCAGAACCACGAGGAGTTCGGCCGACCCGTCGACGGCAACGCCGCCGACGACCTGATCATCGCTCGTCGCGAGTACGTGCTGTCGTACAACAGCAGCAAGCGCATTCCGAACTGGGTGTCGTGGAACCTCGAGGCCTCGCACTTCGGCCCGCCGGGTGAGCGGTGCGAGTGCTTCACGGCGGACACCGCGGTGATCCGCGTGGGCGGCGACACGGCCTCGGTGCTCGATTACGCCGGCAGCGGCTACGACCGCGGCCACGTCGTCCGCTCGGCGGATCGAACGGCGGCGAACTACGACAACGCGGTGACGTTCTACCTCTCGAACATCATCCCGCAGTCGGGGAAGAACAACCAGGGGCCGTGGGGCGAGTTCGAGGACCACCTCGACGGTCTGGCGCGCAACCAGAACAAGGAGATCTTCATCGTCGCGGGTGGCTCGCAGGCCACGATCGGGACGCTGAAGAGCCAGGGCCGCGTCGCGATTCCGGCATCGACCTGGAAGATCGCGGTCGTGATGCCGCGCAACGGCACGCTGCAGCAGGTGGACGAGGTGAATGACGTCCAGGTCCTCGCGATCAACATCCCGAATGATCCGGCGGATCCCAACGTCAGCCTCAACGACGACTGGACGAAGTTCACGACTACGGTCGATGCTGTCGAGGCGATCGCGGGCTACGACCTCCTCGCGGCGCTTCCCAACCACCTCGAGGCCATCCTGGAGTCGGGCGACCGTGCGCCGACGGCCGCGTTCAGCGGTCCCGCCGCAGGCGTCGAGGGGACGGCCGTGACGTTTACCAGCACGTCGACCGATCCCGACGTGACGGCGGGCGTGCTCGACGACGCGCTCGGCTTCCTCTGGACGATCAACGGCCAGCCCGCTGGCGTGCAATCGACGGCGACGCACACCTTCGCCGACAACGGCACCTTCACGGTGCGTCTGATCGTGTCCGACCGGTTTGGCCGCGCCGATACCACGACGAAGACCATCACCGTCGCGAACGTGGCGCCCGTCGTCACCGCCTTCGCCGGCGCGACCATCCTGCGCGGCGAGACGTACACGGCCACGGGCTCGTTCGCGGACCCGGGCGCCGACACGTGGACCGCGACCGTGAACTACGGCGCGGGCGCCGGCGCGACGCCGCTGACGCTCTCGGGCAAGACGTTCGCGCTCTCCAGCGTGTACGCCACGGCCGGCACCTTCACGGTGACGGTCGCGGTGACCGACGATGACGCCGGCACGAGCACGCGCACGGCGACGGTGACCGTCGAGACGGCTGGCGAGGGCACCAGCAACCTCGCCGCGATGGTGCAGGCGCTCGGCACCGACGGCACGCTGGAGCGCGCGGAGGCGAACTCGCTGGCGGCCAAGCTCCGCGCGGCGGCGCAGCAGATCGACAGGGACGCGGAGCGCCCGTCGGGCGTCGGCATCCTGCAGGCGTTCGTCAACGAGGTCGAGGCGATGCGCCTGTCGGGCCGCCTGGCCGACGCGAAGGCCGCGGCGCTGATCGACTACGCCCGCCGCGTGATCGCGAGCGCCGGCGCCTGA